The DNA region GATATGTGCACCTTCTCTGTAGGGATCCTGAAACATCCCCCCAGCGATTAAACCTAGGACGTGAGCTGCGTCGTAACCCAGATAACCGCCATACTCTTCCACAGCCTCTCTCATCTCCCGTACAGGTTGTGGGAATAGAATGACGCTTCCACCAAGCAGAACTAGGGTAGGTTTCGTCTCGGTTATGCTCTTAACAGCGGCTTCCGTATCAATATTCATCTCCTTAGGGTCGAATGGGATGGGCTTAACCCTCAACCCTCGAACCCCAGCCCCCCCAAACTCCATATAGCTTATATGCCCTCCATTCGGCACCCCCAAAGACATAATTGTATCACCTGGCTTAGTTAGGGCGTAGAACATGGCTAATACTGCTTGGCATCCTGAGATAGGAACTACATTAACATGGTCAACCCTGAAAAGTCGTTCAGCCAACTGGACAGCTATGGTTTCTATCTCGTCTATGTATCTGGAGCCGCGGTAGTGTCTGTGGGAGGGTTTACCTTCAGCGTATCTGTGAGCTAAATCGGATGTTAGAACTTCTCGAATAGCTGGGCTTGTTATGTTCTCGCTTGCTATGAGGTTTATGCACCGCCCCCGCCATTCGTTATGCTTCATCACAAGGTCGCGTACCATCTCAACAACCGAGGTAGACAACGTGGACTTGGCGTCACCATG from Candidatus Bathyarchaeia archaeon includes:
- the glyA gene encoding serine hydroxymethyltransferase, which gives rise to MHGDAKSTLSTSVVEMVRDLVMKHNEWRGRCINLIASENITSPAIREVLTSDLAHRYAEGKPSHRHYRGSRYIDEIETIAVQLAERLFRVDHVNVVPISGCQAVLAMFYALTKPGDTIMSLGVPNGGHISYMEFGGAGVRGLRVKPIPFDPKEMNIDTEAAVKSITETKPTLVLLGGSVILFPQPVREMREAVEEYGGYLGYDAAHVLGLIAGGMFQDPYREGAHIIPGSTHKTFPGPQGGIIFCEKKLEANVDKAVFPGLTSNHHLHRLAGLAIALAEMEKYGKEYAAQIVKNAKALAEALHSLGFNVLCSHKDFTESHQVLVDVAKFGGGDYVSGMLEQANIICNKNLLPWDDLKKVDAPSGIRLGVQEVTRLGMKETDMQQVAEFIKQTVIDGRDQKEVASEVGEFIGRFQTIKYAFNSKIKAYEYMRIL